A region of Flavobacterium indicum GPTSA100-9 = DSM 17447 DNA encodes the following proteins:
- a CDS encoding cell division protein FtsQ/DivIB — protein MKRFKWQNIRLLLMVFVMVFLYSFAINRNEKRKITKIEVEFQGDNKMFLTHEMVNNLLIQNLKHASTIEKEQVDLKDLESVLENHPFIDDAEVFTSEDGMLITKVKQKSPIARIVNNNRNFYVDKNGSVFELSNVYSARVPLVKGIIKDEFKKGFVGTLNEINKDDFLKKNIIAIEILKDGGLKMLTREHDFEILFGKPILIEKKFKNYKAFYQFASRDTLLDKYKSINLMFTQQVVCAK, from the coding sequence ATGAAAAGGTTTAAGTGGCAAAATATTCGCCTTTTGTTGATGGTTTTTGTGATGGTGTTTTTGTACTCCTTCGCAATTAACCGTAATGAAAAGCGAAAAATAACTAAAATTGAAGTTGAATTTCAGGGGGATAACAAAATGTTTTTAACACATGAGATGGTTAATAACTTGTTAATACAAAATTTAAAACATGCTTCTACAATTGAAAAAGAACAAGTAGATTTGAAAGATTTGGAAAGTGTGTTGGAAAACCATCCATTTATTGATGATGCAGAAGTTTTTACTTCTGAAGACGGAATGTTAATAACTAAAGTAAAGCAAAAGTCCCCAATTGCTCGAATTGTTAACAATAACCGAAATTTTTATGTAGATAAAAACGGAAGCGTTTTTGAATTGTCTAATGTGTATTCTGCGCGAGTGCCTCTTGTGAAAGGAATCATTAAAGATGAATTTAAAAAGGGTTTTGTTGGTACATTGAACGAAATAAATAAAGATGATTTTTTGAAGAAAAATATTATTGCAATTGAAATCTTAAAAGATGGCGGTCTGAAAATGTTGACCCGAGAACATGATTTTGAAATTCTGTTTGGAAAACCAATCTTGATAGAAAAAAAGTTCAAAAATTACAAAGCATTTTATCAATTTGCTTCAAGAGATACACTTTTAGACAAATACAAATCAATAAATTTAATGTTCACACAACAAGTTGTGTGTGCTAAGTAA
- the murC gene encoding UDP-N-acetylmuramate--L-alanine ligase: protein MNLNQIQNVYFIGIGGIGMSALARYFQFIGKNVAGYDKTETQLTDELIENGMQIHFQDDCTLIDEIYKNPENTLVVVTPAVPKDHTEWNYFLSNGFTVKKRAEVLGIITKDTFCFAVAGTHGKTTTSSILGHILFQSGVDVTAFLGGIVENYNSNLIGSGKTVTVVEADEFDRSFLHLHPNLSCITSMDADHLDIYGDAAAIEATFREFAEKVPAKDLFVVKGLPLEGNTVAVTVGADYIAQNIRIENGFYVFDVKTPSETIENIKFGLPGHHNLTNALLALAMAKSYGVENEKISNALASFKGVRRRFSFQIREEKLVYIDDYAHHPTEINAVHQAVRELYPNKKIVAAFQPHLFSRTKDFIDGFAQSLSQFDEIVLLEIYPARELPMEGVNSAWLLGKIENSKKQLLTKNELMDYFKNSDAEVFVTIGAGDIGEMVKDIKKLLNEKV from the coding sequence ATGAATTTAAATCAAATACAGAACGTTTATTTTATCGGAATCGGAGGAATCGGAATGAGTGCATTAGCGCGCTATTTTCAATTCATCGGAAAAAATGTGGCTGGATATGATAAAACAGAAACACAATTAACCGATGAATTAATTGAAAATGGTATGCAAATCCATTTTCAAGACGATTGTACTTTGATTGATGAAATCTATAAAAATCCGGAAAACACTTTGGTTGTTGTAACACCGGCTGTACCTAAAGATCACACGGAATGGAATTACTTTTTATCCAATGGATTTACGGTAAAAAAACGTGCAGAAGTTTTAGGGATTATTACGAAAGATACGTTTTGTTTTGCAGTTGCAGGAACCCACGGTAAAACCACGACGTCGAGTATTTTAGGACATATTTTGTTTCAAAGTGGTGTGGATGTTACTGCTTTTTTAGGTGGAATTGTAGAGAATTATAATTCTAACTTAATTGGTTCAGGTAAAACGGTAACCGTAGTTGAAGCCGATGAGTTCGATCGTTCATTTTTGCATTTACATCCCAATTTGTCTTGTATAACTTCAATGGATGCGGATCATCTTGATATTTATGGCGATGCAGCAGCGATAGAAGCTACATTTAGAGAATTTGCAGAAAAAGTACCGGCGAAAGATTTGTTTGTTGTGAAAGGCTTGCCTTTAGAAGGGAATACTGTAGCGGTTACTGTTGGGGCTGATTATATTGCACAAAATATCCGAATTGAAAATGGATTTTATGTATTTGATGTAAAGACACCATCGGAAACAATTGAAAATATAAAGTTTGGATTACCAGGTCATCATAATTTAACCAATGCATTATTAGCTTTAGCAATGGCAAAATCGTATGGTGTTGAAAATGAAAAAATTAGTAATGCTTTAGCAAGTTTCAAAGGGGTTCGTCGTCGTTTTTCATTCCAAATTAGAGAAGAAAAATTAGTTTATATTGATGATTATGCACATCATCCAACGGAAATTAATGCCGTACATCAAGCGGTAAGAGAATTGTATCCTAATAAAAAAATTGTAGCTGCTTTTCAACCGCATTTGTTTAGTAGAACAAAAGATTTTATCGATGGATTTGCGCAAAGTTTGTCTCAATTCGATGAAATAGTTTTGTTAGAAATATACCCTGCTAGAGAATTGCCAATGGAAGGGGTTAATTCAGCTTGGTTGTTGGGTAAAATTGAAAATTCTAAAAAGCAATTGTTAACAAAAAATGAGTTGATGGATTATTTCAAAAATTCAGATGCAGAGGTGTTTGTTACAATAGGTGCTGGGGATATAGGAGAGATGGTTAAAGACATAAAAAAGCTTTTAAATGAAAAGGTTTAA
- the murG gene encoding undecaprenyldiphospho-muramoylpentapeptide beta-N-acetylglucosaminyltransferase encodes MKKPRFIISGGGTGGHIYPAVAIANELKAQFPDAEFLFVGAQDKMEMQKVPQAGYSIEGLWIAGLQRKLTFQNALFPVKLASSLLKSFRIVKRFKPDVVIGTGGFASGAVLKVASMLGIPTVIQEQNSFPGITNKLLAKKANKICVAYENLERFFPKEKMMLTGNPVRQDLIEVGTKKAEALTYFNLVASKKTLLVLGGSLGARRINQLIEKELDFLLSQNIQIIWQCGKLYFNDYEKYNSRENVQVLAFIDRMDLVYAAADVVISRSGASSVSELCIVGKPTIFIPSPNVAEDHQTKNAKAIVDKNGALLIKESDLEGQFETVFSDLISNAAKQIELSQNIKKLALPNATKTIVEEIKKLIK; translated from the coding sequence ATGAAAAAACCAAGATTTATCATAAGTGGAGGAGGTACAGGCGGACATATTTATCCTGCAGTTGCCATTGCAAACGAATTGAAAGCACAATTCCCTGATGCTGAATTTTTATTTGTGGGTGCACAGGATAAAATGGAAATGCAAAAAGTACCACAAGCAGGGTATTCTATTGAGGGTCTTTGGATTGCAGGTTTGCAAAGAAAATTGACTTTTCAGAATGCGTTATTTCCTGTAAAATTGGCATCTAGTTTGCTTAAGTCTTTTCGAATTGTGAAAAGATTTAAACCAGATGTAGTTATTGGAACAGGTGGGTTTGCCAGTGGGGCAGTGTTAAAAGTTGCCTCTATGTTAGGGATTCCAACAGTAATTCAAGAGCAAAATTCGTTTCCTGGAATTACAAATAAGTTATTGGCTAAAAAAGCAAATAAAATATGTGTAGCCTATGAAAATTTAGAACGTTTTTTTCCAAAAGAGAAAATGATGTTGACGGGAAATCCTGTTCGACAAGATTTAATTGAAGTAGGTACAAAAAAAGCAGAAGCACTAACTTATTTTAATCTAGTTGCATCTAAAAAAACGTTGTTGGTTTTAGGAGGAAGTTTGGGGGCTAGAAGAATAAATCAATTAATTGAGAAAGAATTGGATTTTCTTTTGAGTCAAAACATTCAAATCATATGGCAATGTGGGAAATTGTATTTTAATGATTATGAAAAATACAATTCTAGAGAAAACGTTCAAGTTTTAGCTTTTATTGATAGAATGGATTTGGTGTATGCAGCGGCAGATGTTGTAATTTCAAGATCGGGAGCGTCATCAGTGTCGGAATTATGTATTGTAGGTAAACCAACTATTTTTATTCCTTCACCTAATGTGGCAGAAGATCATCAAACAAAAAATGCAAAAGCTATTGTGGATAAAAATGGCGCCTTGTTAATTAAGGAAAGTGATTTAGAGGGGCAATTTGAAACGGTTTTTTCAGATTTGATTTCGAATGCAGCCAAACAAATTGAATTGAGTCAAAATATTAAAAAATTGGCCTTGCCTAATGCAACAAAAACAATAGTTGAAGAAATTAAAAAATTGATTAAATAA
- a CDS encoding FtsW/RodA/SpoVE family cell cycle protein — protein MEKLQFLRGDKTIWAMIFLLAIASFLPVYSASTNLVYTIGKGSTLGYLLKHFVHLGIGLCIAWVVHKMHYEKFKKFAVLGLPVVVGLLAYTLLQGKTIGGANASRWIEIPFIGMSFQTSTFAFIVLMVYVARTLAKIKDTEYTFQESFIKLWIPVGAVLIFILPSNFSTTALIFAMVCMLVFVGHYPLKYLGYIFAMAVAGLLLFFLLAKAFPTNKLFSRVNTWVSRIENFTTEKPDEDDYQIEKSKIAIASGKIYGLGPGKSVQKNFLPQSSSDFIYAIIVEEYGLLGGFSLIFIYLILFFRFLIRSNKAPSLFGRLLIVGLGFPIIFQAFINMGVAVELLPVTGQPLPLISSGGTSIWMTCLSLGIILSVTKKDDEIAADLKEQQQREEALQRLIEKEVAVMNEEEFNEEANANQEKINEMKYSIRESLKEEMNAEGDSLVNGQNPMNAVLNKK, from the coding sequence ATGGAAAAGTTACAATTTCTTAGAGGAGACAAAACGATTTGGGCCATGATATTCTTATTGGCTATTGCCTCGTTTTTACCTGTATATAGTGCCAGTACAAATTTGGTCTATACTATAGGTAAAGGTTCTACTTTAGGGTATCTGCTTAAACATTTTGTTCATTTAGGAATTGGACTTTGTATTGCTTGGGTAGTGCATAAAATGCATTATGAAAAATTTAAAAAATTTGCTGTATTGGGTTTGCCAGTAGTGGTTGGTTTATTGGCTTATACGTTATTGCAAGGAAAAACAATTGGCGGAGCAAACGCCAGTCGATGGATTGAAATTCCGTTTATAGGAATGTCTTTTCAAACGTCTACTTTTGCCTTCATAGTGTTAATGGTATATGTGGCAAGAACGCTGGCCAAGATTAAAGACACGGAGTATACTTTTCAGGAATCTTTTATTAAATTATGGATTCCTGTTGGGGCAGTTTTGATATTTATATTGCCTTCAAACTTTTCAACTACGGCGCTTATTTTTGCCATGGTTTGTATGCTGGTTTTTGTTGGGCATTATCCTTTAAAATATTTAGGCTATATTTTTGCTATGGCTGTAGCAGGCTTGCTGCTTTTCTTTTTATTAGCAAAAGCATTTCCGACGAATAAATTGTTTAGTCGTGTGAATACTTGGGTGAGTCGTATCGAAAATTTTACAACTGAAAAACCTGATGAAGACGATTACCAAATTGAGAAATCAAAAATTGCAATTGCATCCGGTAAAATATACGGTTTAGGTCCAGGGAAAAGTGTGCAGAAAAACTTTTTACCTCAATCTTCTTCCGATTTTATTTATGCTATTATTGTAGAAGAATATGGATTATTAGGTGGATTTAGTTTAATTTTTATCTATCTGATTTTGTTTTTTAGGTTTTTAATTCGTTCAAATAAAGCGCCAAGTTTGTTTGGTCGATTGCTGATTGTTGGTCTGGGTTTTCCAATTATTTTTCAAGCCTTCATAAATATGGGTGTTGCTGTAGAATTGTTACCAGTTACTGGTCAGCCTTTACCCTTAATCAGTAGTGGAGGAACTTCAATATGGATGACATGCTTGTCTTTAGGAATTATTTTAAGTGTAACGAAAAAGGATGATGAGATTGCTGCCGACTTAAAAGAGCAACAACAAAGAGAAGAAGCCTTACAACGATTAATTGAAAAAGAAGTTGCAGTGATGAATGAGGAAGAGTTTAATGAAGAGGCAAATGCGAATCAAGAGAAAATAAATGAAATGAAGTATTCAATTAGGGAATCTTTAAAAGAAGAGATGAATGCAGAAGGCGATAGTTTGGTGAATGGGCAAAACCCTATGAATGCCGTATTAAATAAAAAATAA
- the murD gene encoding UDP-N-acetylmuramoyl-L-alanine--D-glutamate ligase — MRLVVLGGGESGVGTAILGKKKGYDVFVSDFGKIKENYKEVLSINQIPWEEKQHTEDLILNADVVMKSPGIPDKSPIVKQLREKGISVISEIEFAAPFTDAITIGITGSNGKTTTTLLTYHLLKQGGLNVGLAGNIGKSFAWQVAENKHEAYVLELSSFQLDGIINYKPHIAVITNISPDHLDRYNYDYSLYIASKFRITMNQTENDFLIVDADDEAIGHWLKNNSTKAQIIPFSVAKELEFGGSIDKDNNININLNQDNFTMAINKLALEGKHNVKNAMAATTIAQLMKIRKETIRESLTNFQGAEHRLEKVLKIQNVQYINDSKATNVNATFFALDSMTTPTVWIVGGVDKGNDYDELMPLVREKVKGIVCLGVDNKKLVEKFENVVEVLVETTSMEEAVKIANKIAEKGDTVLLSPACASFDLFENYEDRGRQFKLAVQKL; from the coding sequence ATGCGATTAGTAGTTTTAGGAGGAGGAGAAAGCGGCGTAGGTACTGCTATTCTCGGTAAGAAAAAAGGATACGATGTTTTTGTGTCTGACTTTGGAAAAATTAAAGAAAATTACAAGGAAGTGTTGTCCATCAATCAAATTCCTTGGGAAGAAAAACAACATACTGAAGATTTAATTCTAAATGCGGATGTGGTCATGAAAAGCCCAGGTATTCCAGATAAATCACCCATTGTAAAACAATTAAGAGAAAAAGGAATTTCGGTTATTTCTGAAATTGAATTTGCAGCGCCGTTTACAGATGCAATTACAATTGGAATTACAGGAAGTAATGGTAAAACGACGACTACGCTTTTAACTTACCATTTGTTAAAACAAGGCGGATTGAATGTTGGCTTAGCAGGAAATATTGGTAAAAGTTTTGCTTGGCAAGTGGCCGAAAATAAACATGAAGCGTATGTGCTTGAATTGAGTAGTTTTCAATTGGACGGCATCATAAATTATAAGCCTCATATTGCCGTAATCACTAACATTAGTCCGGATCATTTGGATCGATATAATTATGATTATAGTTTGTATATCGCTTCAAAATTTAGAATTACCATGAACCAGACAGAAAACGATTTTTTAATTGTGGATGCTGATGATGAAGCAATTGGGCACTGGTTAAAAAATAATTCAACAAAAGCACAAATTATTCCTTTCTCTGTAGCTAAAGAGTTGGAATTTGGAGGAAGTATCGACAAAGATAACAATATAAATATCAACCTAAACCAAGATAATTTTACTATGGCAATTAATAAATTGGCACTTGAAGGAAAACATAACGTTAAAAACGCTATGGCGGCTACAACAATAGCTCAATTAATGAAAATCAGAAAAGAAACGATAAGAGAAAGTTTAACTAATTTTCAAGGAGCAGAACATAGATTGGAAAAAGTATTGAAAATTCAAAATGTGCAATATATAAACGATTCAAAGGCAACTAATGTGAATGCAACTTTCTTTGCTCTTGATAGTATGACCACTCCAACGGTTTGGATTGTAGGCGGTGTGGATAAAGGAAATGATTATGATGAATTAATGCCCTTGGTTAGAGAAAAAGTAAAAGGTATTGTTTGTTTAGGAGTAGATAACAAAAAATTGGTGGAAAAATTTGAAAATGTAGTTGAAGTTTTAGTGGAAACCACTTCTATGGAAGAAGCAGTGAAAATTGCGAATAAAATAGCAGAAAAAGGCGATACGGTTTTATTGTCACCTGCTTGTGCAAGTTTTGATTTATTTGAAAATTACGAAGATAGAGGACGTCAGTTTAAATTAGCGGTTCAAAAATTATAG